The following coding sequences lie in one Vibrio algicola genomic window:
- the putP gene encoding sodium/proline symporter PutP: protein MIENSFAISGTFIAYLILMLAIGYYAYKRTANSTDYFLGGRTLGPWPAALSAGASDMSGWLLLGVPGYAYASGLEAGWICGGLLVGTWLNWLVSAKRLRTYSITTDAITIPDFLASRFLDKSKLIQTISAFFILLFFLFYTSSGLVAGGKLFETVFGLDYRIAVVIGAVCVISYTLFGGFLAVAWTDLVQGLLMSAALLIVPIAAMNGGFSQLDMDVSAINPELLDMWTNAKGEPMTAIAIISLVAWGLGYFGQPHILARFKATRSNKDLTTARRIAVIWTALSMFGAILVGLVGLVYVTGHPTLELADGEKIFMILVNAIFHPVMAGILLAAILAAIMSTADSQLLVSSSALAEDFYKQVFKQDATSDQVVKVGRFAVIGLSVLALTLAMDPDSSVLSLVSYAWAGFGAAFGPTIVLSLYWSKMNRNGALVGILVGGITIVVWKQLTGGIFDVYEIVPGVLFSTIAIIAVSILTGGPSDGVTQQHKKFKQQLIDLD, encoded by the coding sequence ATGATCGAAAATAGCTTCGCGATTAGCGGCACTTTTATCGCGTATTTAATCTTAATGCTGGCGATAGGGTATTACGCTTATAAACGCACAGCTAACTCAACCGACTACTTTTTAGGAGGACGAACCTTAGGGCCATGGCCAGCGGCTTTATCCGCTGGTGCTTCTGATATGAGTGGCTGGTTACTGCTGGGTGTGCCGGGCTATGCTTATGCGTCGGGTCTTGAAGCCGGATGGATTTGTGGTGGTTTATTGGTCGGGACTTGGCTGAACTGGTTAGTCAGTGCTAAGCGGCTTAGAACTTACAGTATTACTACCGATGCCATTACCATCCCCGACTTTTTAGCCAGCCGTTTCTTGGATAAATCGAAGCTGATCCAAACCATTTCTGCCTTCTTCATTTTGTTGTTTTTCTTGTTCTATACCAGTTCTGGTTTAGTCGCTGGCGGGAAATTGTTTGAAACCGTATTTGGCTTAGATTATCGCATTGCAGTGGTTATCGGCGCGGTCTGTGTTATTTCCTACACCTTATTTGGTGGCTTCCTCGCGGTGGCCTGGACCGATTTAGTGCAAGGGTTACTGATGTCGGCAGCATTGCTGATTGTGCCAATTGCGGCAATGAACGGCGGATTCTCACAACTTGATATGGATGTCTCGGCTATTAACCCAGAACTGCTTGATATGTGGACCAATGCCAAAGGCGAGCCTATGACGGCGATTGCGATTATATCACTGGTGGCATGGGGTCTTGGTTACTTCGGTCAGCCGCATATTTTAGCGCGTTTTAAAGCGACTCGTAGCAATAAAGATTTAACCACAGCGCGCCGCATTGCGGTAATTTGGACGGCGCTTTCAATGTTTGGTGCGATCTTAGTCGGTTTAGTGGGCCTAGTGTATGTTACCGGCCATCCAACCCTTGAATTGGCCGATGGTGAGAAAATATTCATGATTTTGGTGAATGCGATCTTCCACCCAGTCATGGCGGGCATATTGTTAGCCGCGATTTTGGCGGCGATCATGAGTACCGCTGATTCGCAACTTTTGGTGTCTTCTTCCGCATTGGCCGAAGACTTCTATAAACAAGTGTTTAAACAAGATGCAACATCGGATCAAGTGGTCAAAGTTGGTCGTTTTGCCGTGATAGGGCTGTCAGTATTAGCGCTAACCCTTGCGATGGATCCAGACAGTTCAGTGTTAAGCTTAGTGTCGTATGCATGGGCAGGCTTTGGTGCGGCATTTGGTCCTACCATTGTACTGAGTTTGTACTGGTCGAAAATGAACCGTAATGGGGCGTTAGTTGGTATTTTAGTCGGTGGTATTACGATCGTCGTTTGGAAGCAACTTACCGGTGGTATTTTTGATGTATACGAGATTGTACCCGGAGTATTGTTCTCAACCATTGCTATTATTGCGGTGAGTATTTTAACCGGTGGTCCAAGTGACGGTGTTACGCAACAACATAAGAAGTTTAAGCAGCAGTTAATCGACCTTGATTAG
- the putA gene encoding bifunctional proline dehydrogenase/L-glutamate gamma-semialdehyde dehydrogenase PutA, giving the protein MFTATDVLSAEFNQQPLEQLWELISPLYMVDESTWLKQLLPLATPSEQEKQTIQAKTTALIQAIRADKKSVQMVDALLLEYSLDTHEGILLMCLAEALMRIPDAATADALIRDKLSVADWKSHLKNSDSVFVNASTWGLMLTGKVVGLHESKTQSPSQGLNRLVNKFSEPVIRQAMNQAMKIMGHQFVLGRTIVEAQKNGKGMRDKGYTYSYDMLGEAALTTDDAKKYFNDYLMAISAVGNDKFNHEVSPAPSVSIKLSALHPRYEVANKKRVMTQMYATVEQLIVHARQLDVALTIDAEEADRLEMSLELFEKLYRSEAAKGWGKFGLVIQSYSKRALPVLVWLNALAKEQGDVIPLRLVKGAYWDSEIKWSQQAGYLNYPVYTRKESTDVAYLACARFLLSEQARGNIFPQFASHNAHTVSAIATMAAHKEFEFQRLHGMGDSLYHHAMAAYQQSVRIYAPVGSHKDLLPYLVRRLLENGANSSFVHRLVDARCPIDDLNQHPVDTLLANERFDNPAIPLPREIFSDRKNSIGVNVDILSEVQPFEAKVNQWLEKTWQAGPIINGNALYCHDNFQQDQTKPESMIKDDIQADAEIQMITAPYDRRIQVGSVQFSTLDHVSAAIEGAKSCFREWNRLSYQIRAEKLDRLADLLEDHLAELVALCHKEAGKTIHDSIDEVREAVDFCRFYAKQDNIFSPQSVSDFDGEQRDMTREGRGVFVCISPWNFPLAIFLGQISAALVSGNTVIAKPAEQTSLIAARAVELMMEAGFPAGSIQLLPGNGALIGQALTSNPAIAGVAFTGSTPTAQRINTTLAQREAAPVPFIAETGGQNAMIVDSTALPEQVVRDVLRSAFASAGQRCSALRVLYVQQDVADRIIELIKGGMRELSVGLPYLHSTDVGPVIDTAAKDKLNAHIDSMRHAQKVVAQLSLTEECQHGDFVAPTAIEINDINVLTEEKFGPVLHIIRFKADQLPKVVEAINRTGFGLTMGVHSRNETTYRWVEKHARVGNCYINRDQVGAVVGVQPFGGQGLSGTGPKAGGPHYLYRFTQQVLAQLSQVNSHSQTDSTQA; this is encoded by the coding sequence ATGTTTACTGCAACGGATGTGTTATCAGCCGAGTTTAATCAACAACCCTTAGAGCAACTTTGGGAATTAATTTCACCGTTGTATATGGTGGATGAATCGACTTGGTTAAAACAATTACTGCCACTTGCTACGCCCAGTGAGCAAGAAAAACAAACTATTCAAGCCAAAACTACCGCACTCATTCAAGCGATCCGTGCTGACAAAAAATCGGTGCAGATGGTTGATGCTTTGCTTTTAGAGTACAGCCTCGATACTCATGAAGGCATTTTATTGATGTGCTTAGCCGAAGCGTTAATGCGTATTCCTGACGCTGCCACTGCCGATGCCTTGATCCGCGACAAACTGAGTGTGGCGGATTGGAAATCTCACTTAAAAAATTCTGACTCAGTGTTTGTTAATGCGTCTACTTGGGGATTGATGTTAACCGGCAAAGTGGTTGGCTTACATGAATCGAAAACGCAAAGCCCATCGCAAGGCCTTAATCGGTTAGTGAATAAATTTTCGGAGCCGGTGATCCGTCAAGCAATGAACCAAGCGATGAAAATCATGGGACATCAGTTTGTATTGGGTCGCACCATTGTGGAGGCGCAAAAAAATGGCAAAGGCATGCGCGACAAAGGATATACCTATTCCTATGACATGTTAGGTGAAGCGGCGCTGACCACCGATGATGCCAAAAAATATTTTAACGATTATTTAATGGCGATAAGCGCGGTAGGCAATGATAAGTTTAATCATGAGGTTAGCCCAGCGCCATCGGTTTCGATTAAGTTATCGGCATTGCATCCACGTTATGAAGTGGCAAATAAAAAGCGGGTAATGACGCAAATGTACGCCACGGTAGAGCAATTGATCGTTCACGCCAGACAATTGGATGTGGCATTAACGATTGATGCCGAAGAAGCGGATCGGCTTGAAATGTCGCTTGAGCTATTTGAAAAGCTATACCGAAGTGAGGCGGCAAAAGGTTGGGGGAAATTTGGGTTGGTGATCCAGTCTTATTCTAAACGCGCTTTGCCGGTTTTGGTGTGGTTGAATGCATTAGCCAAAGAGCAAGGCGATGTGATCCCTCTTCGTTTAGTCAAAGGCGCGTACTGGGACAGTGAAATCAAATGGTCACAACAAGCTGGATATTTAAATTATCCGGTTTATACCCGTAAAGAGTCTACCGATGTTGCCTATCTAGCTTGTGCTCGTTTTTTATTAAGTGAACAGGCTCGTGGCAATATCTTCCCGCAATTTGCCAGTCATAACGCCCATACTGTAAGTGCTATTGCCACTATGGCTGCACACAAAGAGTTTGAGTTTCAACGCTTGCATGGCATGGGAGACTCGCTTTATCACCATGCGATGGCGGCTTATCAGCAATCAGTACGGATCTACGCACCGGTTGGAAGTCATAAAGATTTATTGCCGTATTTGGTGCGTCGTCTACTTGAAAACGGTGCCAATAGTTCGTTTGTGCATCGTTTAGTGGATGCTCGCTGTCCGATTGATGATTTAAACCAACACCCAGTGGATACTTTATTGGCCAATGAGCGATTTGATAATCCTGCCATTCCTCTGCCACGCGAAATTTTCAGCGATAGAAAAAACTCAATCGGTGTCAATGTTGATATCTTAAGTGAAGTTCAGCCATTTGAAGCTAAAGTGAATCAATGGCTAGAGAAAACTTGGCAAGCAGGGCCGATAATTAATGGTAACGCCCTGTATTGCCATGACAATTTTCAGCAAGATCAAACCAAACCCGAAAGCATGATCAAGGATGATATTCAGGCAGATGCAGAGATCCAAATGATCACAGCGCCTTATGATAGAAGGATCCAAGTGGGATCGGTGCAATTTTCAACCCTTGATCATGTTTCCGCTGCAATTGAAGGAGCGAAATCATGCTTCCGTGAGTGGAACAGGCTTAGCTATCAGATTCGCGCTGAAAAATTAGACCGTTTAGCGGATCTTTTAGAAGATCACTTAGCTGAACTGGTGGCGCTATGTCATAAAGAAGCGGGCAAAACCATTCACGATAGTATTGATGAAGTGCGTGAAGCTGTCGATTTCTGCCGTTTTTATGCCAAACAAGACAATATATTCTCGCCGCAGTCAGTGAGCGATTTTGATGGTGAACAACGCGACATGACCCGAGAAGGCCGAGGAGTCTTTGTTTGTATCAGCCCTTGGAACTTCCCGCTGGCGATTTTCTTGGGGCAAATTTCTGCCGCTTTAGTCAGTGGTAATACCGTGATAGCCAAACCGGCTGAGCAAACCAGTTTAATTGCCGCTCGCGCAGTCGAACTTATGATGGAAGCTGGCTTTCCTGCTGGCTCTATTCAATTGCTTCCGGGAAATGGTGCTTTGATCGGACAAGCACTCACATCCAATCCTGCTATTGCGGGGGTTGCCTTTACCGGCTCAACCCCAACCGCACAACGTATTAATACCACTTTGGCGCAACGTGAAGCTGCACCGGTCCCCTTTATTGCTGAAACTGGCGGTCAAAATGCCATGATTGTTGATAGCACCGCGCTGCCTGAGCAAGTGGTGCGTGATGTGTTGCGTTCTGCATTTGCTTCTGCTGGCCAACGTTGTTCTGCGCTCCGAGTGTTGTATGTGCAGCAGGATGTGGCCGACCGCATTATTGAATTAATCAAAGGTGGGATGAGAGAGCTTTCAGTCGGTTTACCGTATTTACATAGCACCGATGTTGGGCCTGTGATTGATACGGCGGCCAAAGATAAGTTAAATGCCCATATTGATTCGATGCGACATGCACAAAAGGTGGTTGCACAATTGTCGTTGACGGAGGAATGTCAACATGGTGATTTTGTGGCCCCGACTGCAATTGAAATTAATGACATTAATGTGCTCACCGAAGAGAAATTTGGCCCTGTACTGCATATTATTCGCTTTAAAGCCGATCAATTACCTAAAGTGGTCGAAGCGATTAATCGTACCGGCTTTGGTCTTACTATGGGGGTCCATAGCCGTAATGAAACCACTTATCGTTGGGTCGAAAAACACGCTCGAGTGGGGAACTGTTATATCAACCGCGATCAAGTTGGCGCGGTGGTTGGCGTTCAGCCTTTTGGCGGGCAAGGTTTATCGGGCACGGGGCCAAAGGCTGGCGGACCGCATTACTTGTATCGTTTTACCCAACAGGTCTTAGCCCAATTAAGTCAGGTAAACTCGCATTCACAAACCGATTCAACTCAAGCTTAG
- a CDS encoding 1-pyrroline-5-carboxylate dehydrogenase — translation MQTITRFSEVTVFDAQTAWQQWNLTEYSFKSECLLSVFNSLNKIDATLSNIMNLKIQHAQSYLAQPQIMPGPTGETNELYCAGRGVCALVVAPTTENVEQDSTDERLDERLKIAMSFMTAALIGGNSVVMCCDDESFNHNIQQAIGTTLPAHLVQIVAYDAHAKLINSEIAIAALVAKPDIQIKINRLLSRRDGAIVPLVTDDPDAVVSAFDPALVLRFITERTRTINITAVGGNATLLELGSGH, via the coding sequence ATGCAGACAATAACACGTTTTTCAGAAGTGACGGTTTTTGATGCCCAAACCGCATGGCAACAATGGAACTTAACCGAATACTCATTTAAAAGTGAGTGCTTACTATCGGTATTCAACTCATTAAATAAAATAGATGCTACGCTTAGTAACATTATGAACCTGAAAATTCAGCATGCTCAATCTTACCTCGCACAGCCGCAGATCATGCCTGGTCCAACAGGGGAAACGAATGAGTTGTACTGCGCAGGTCGTGGTGTGTGCGCCTTAGTAGTTGCGCCGACAACGGAAAATGTTGAGCAAGACAGTACTGATGAAAGACTGGATGAGCGATTAAAAATAGCCATGAGCTTTATGACTGCAGCGTTAATTGGCGGTAATAGTGTGGTGATGTGCTGTGATGATGAAAGCTTTAATCACAACATTCAGCAAGCGATTGGGACGACATTACCTGCGCATTTGGTTCAAATAGTCGCCTATGATGCTCATGCTAAGCTTATCAACAGCGAGATCGCGATTGCTGCATTGGTCGCAAAACCAGATATTCAGATCAAGATTAATCGTTTATTGAGCAGAAGGGATGGGGCGATTGTGCCATTAGTGACAGATGATCCAGACGCAGTAGTATCCGCATTTGATCCGGCTTTGGTGCTACGCTTTATTACTGAAAGAACCCGCACCATCAATATTACTGCGGTGGGGGGGAATGCAACATTATTGGAGTTAGGCAGTGGGCATTAA